The region TAGATGCAGCACTAACCTCTGCTACTTTGCCATCGGCTTTTATCATAGTTGGAAGTCCCATAACTCCAAAGTTAGAGTTGCCATCAAACAAGTAGTCTTCGCATTTTAAGTTTGTCATAATCTCTTCAAGAGCACGTTTGATGCAAAGAGATATCCCATCTGCATCTATGGCTTGAGGAGAAATTTTTACTATATGATAATTAGAATCTTTGATAATAAGCTCATAAAGATACTCTCTCTTTTTTTCAGTAAGTTTTTTAGAATCATTTAAACCATCTATATGAGAATTTAGTATGCATCCTGCTACTACTAAATCTCCAGCAATCGGTCCACGTCCTGCTTCATCTATACCGCATAATTTTTTTAGCATCTAATCTCCTAAAGC is a window of uncultured Sulfurimonas sp. DNA encoding:
- a CDS encoding ribonuclease HII, which gives rise to MLKKLCGIDEAGRGPIAGDLVVAGCILNSHIDGLNDSKKLTEKKREYLYELIIKDSNYHIVKISPQAIDADGISLCIKRALEEIMTNLKCEDYLFDGNSNFGVMGLPTMIKADGKVAEVSAASILAKVTHDRDIIKEAKKYPKYQFEKHKGYGTALHIEMIKKHGYCDIHRRSYKLKALEATLF